The sequence ACTGCATTCTCTGGGTGGAAGATGTAAGAAGCAGGTGAGTTGTCCAGAATGAGGGTTTTCCTCAGGTCCCTTCCCAGGCGGCTGAGGTCCTTGACATAGCAGCCCTGGTGGAACACACAGGACTCACGGAACAGGCGGGCCCGGAATACCCCACACCTGTCCAGCAGATCCGTCACAGGGTCAGCATactgagaaaagagaagatgCTTTCTGTTTGGATGCAGTCCTGGTTTCCCTGTGATACCCTGTGGACCAGCAAGGAGCTGCCACACCTGCTCCCGGCTCTTtactcccctcctgcccccaggtaCCTTGGCTAGGCTGGCAGTGAAGAGAACACATTCAAAGAGTTCCCCCATTCGTCTCAGGAACTCATCCACATAAGGCCTCTTGAGCACGTACACCTGAGGAAAAGCAGAAAGGCTTGTTGGAGGCAGCCCTATACGGGTGAAGCATCACAGCATCGGTCACCGTCACCACCTACACAGAGAGCAGTAAGTAGGTCCAGACCTTACTCTGTCTGGACTCCCACACCCCAGCCTCTGGGACCACCTGGCCGGAAGCCTTCTGCCCcacagaccagggcacgagcgTCACCTCCTCGCCACGCTTCTGCCGGCTCAGTGGTCCCAACCTTGACCCAgctcaggaagaaacaaaaacacctcATGTCCCAGGAGCCAACTCTGTTTCCAGCGGCGAACCATCAGCTGCCTCCAGAAACAAGTAATCAAGAATAGGCCTCACAGATGGAAACAGCCTATCCTGGATTACTTGAATCCAGCCACAGCCTCTGTGGGAGTTTCCTGTCCTTGGCTCTGACAGGACAGTTAGTCCAGGTCGCCATCAGGCAGGGTCGCAGATACTTCCTGAAACCTTATGCCCTCAGAGAGCTTCTCTGAAATGCACCAGGGGAAAGTGACTTTTTCCCCTCAGTGACTGCAGATCTGACCCTGCAGCATCTTGCTCTAGTGACCCTTGCCTTTTGTGCTTGCCCCTGACAGCCGCCCCTAACTCTGGTGTCCGCCTTTCATAACCTTGCACATTATGGCCTAAAAGCTTCACTGGCTGCATGTCCCTCATGGGCCTGCTGTCTGTTGCTTCCGTCTCCATCCGGGTGTTCTCCTCTCATCCAGCCTACACAGGTGCTACTGGAACCACTCCTTCCAAGTTCTTTTCATCCAGCTCATTCCCTGCTCAAGAGTACGTGCCCGCCATAACTCTCCCTCCTGGAGACGGCCTGGACTGGCCATCGACTCACCAGACCCCCCCCAGCTCTGCAGCAGGAACCCTCTGCTCCAGGTGGCCACAGACGGGCCTCCTTTCATTTACCCGTTTCTTTAACCTGCAAcaagtccctccctcctcctggctaGTCATCAAGCTTGGCATCCTCTCAACACTCTCTGCTGAAAACGCACCTTCTGCAGGTAGacgcctcacccccacccccaccccgctcaTGTAAATGTCATCCCTTTTCCATTATTCACACCTCTCCTTGTTAGCCAGGAGTTCACCGTGTTTGAAGATacgcctttttaaaaaaacccgtGGGTTCTGTTTATCTCTATACCCTCAACTAGACTGTAAAGAGCTGCTGTGCAGAGTCCAGCCCTGGGACTGGGAGAGCATCTCAGCTGGGAGGAGGGTGGTGCAGTGAAGAAAGCTTCTAATGGACACAGGACAGTGCTGACCACCCACGGAAGCCTCAAACCCCATTTCCCTACACTTAACTCTTGTAGGGAAATGAGGATCCTCTTCACAGGATCCTTAACCCTGGACTGAGCAGGTTGTGTAGGGCCAGAGCCTCACCTTATTTAGATTCAAGAGCTTTTTGATAGATGTGTACTGAGTATTTATTGTGGCAGAATCCAGTGTAGGGACCCCAAGGGGAGGGGAATTGGAGAAagctttacagaggaggagatgCCTGTTCTGGGGAGAAAGAAATTCACCAGCTAGATGGAATGGAtgggcaggggaggagagaaaacagCTAGTACTGACTTCTTTGTCTGTAATAGGCAGATACACCAACTCTTCAGCTTTAGAGAAAATGCGTTAAGTCATATAACGGTGCTGGTCACATTCAGTAGGGGCAGGAGAGATAAGTACATGATAGCTATTACTactattaaataatttaagtttaaaCAGCTTGGCTGCGAAGAGAAAAAAGGTGACAGCTAGAGGGGGATGAGGGGCTGCATTTTTTAAGATGCGAAAGCCTCGAATGTGAAAGGTTACCAATAAAAGCAGAGAGGCTGAAGTTACAGGAAAGGATCAACTGATGGAACACGAGGCCCCAGGAGCAGAAGACCCCGAGTTCCTGGGCTGGGCGTGGCCTGGCAGCAGCTCACCTGGTGAGTGGTCCCTTCGATCTCTACAGGCACTATGAAGTCAGCGTTGTTGATTGGCTGGAAGGCAGAGGAGTTAACGAGTCAGCTCGTGGGAAGGGACCAGAGCCCGGCCCCACCCCAGTCCCTGCCACAGCCAGTGCTCCGCCccctgggcggggtggggagggacagatATCAGAGGCCCTAGGAAGCTCCTGCTGTCCCAACTAAGTGGCTCTCACCCAAGTACAGGCTGCGACACCCCTTCTGGTTTTCCCTACTTACCACCACCTGCAAATTCTACCTGAGCTGAGACAGTCCCTGGGCCTTCTTGAGTTAACAAATATCCTGATAAAATGGATAGGGGCATGGCCCAAGGCTGACTTAACCCCTCTTTTGTACCCCTGTACAGAGCCCTGGTGGCTGTGCTGTGACGGGGGTGGGCAGCTGTAGCCTGTTGTCAGTgattgcggagagcaggggctcccACTCGACATCGTTCCAGGTATCTGTAAGGCGACTGTGGCCAAATGCCAGAGGCTGGCCCGCCTACTTCTGATCCCTCTTCCGCCATCAGCTTTAGGCCACTTCACTGGCACCTGCAGTCACGCTTCCAAGACAGCCCAGGGTGAGTGTAAGAAGAGCTCCAGATGTCCAGTTACCTTAAAGGAGCTATGCACAAGGGTTTCATCCAAGTCAATGACCACGCAGATTCTTCCTTGATCTTCCTCTGTCACCTCCGGGAGCAGACAGGTCCCTGGAATCTAAAACCAGAGCCAGGCTACTGAATCTGCCACCAAGAAAGACTGACTTCCCCCAACAGAACTCTGGGAAGATCTGGGCCCATTGAGGAGATGGAAGCCC is a genomic window of Kogia breviceps isolate mKogBre1 chromosome 12, mKogBre1 haplotype 1, whole genome shotgun sequence containing:
- the CTDSP2 gene encoding carboxy-terminal domain RNA polymerase II polypeptide A small phosphatase 2 — translated: MEHGSIITQARREDALVLTKQGLVSKSSPKKPRGRNIFKALFCCFRTQHVGQSSSSTELSAYKEEANTIAKSDLLQCLQYQFYQIPGTCLLPEVTEEDQGRICVVIDLDETLVHSSFKPINNADFIVPVEIEGTTHQVYVLKRPYVDEFLRRMGELFECVLFTASLAKYADPVTDLLDRCGVFRARLFRESCVFHQGCYVKDLSRLGRDLRKTLILDNSPASYIFHPENAVPVQSWFDDMADTELLNLIPIFEELSAAEDVYTSLGQLRAP